The segment AGCGCATCCTGATCTGGACCTTTGTTCCCGATCCCGCGCAGAACCGGGTGCTCGCGCGCTGTCGAGAGGCGACCGCACAGGTCCTGGCCGAGCGGGATGCGGCACGCGCCCGGCGCCTGTATCGGCTGATCACCGAAAACACCACCGACCTGATCTCCCGGCACGCGCCCGATGGACGCTTTCTCGACGCCTCGCCAGCGGCCTGGCGGCTGCTCGGCTATTGGCCGGAGCAGTTGCGTGGCCAGCTGGTGGAAACACTGTTCCACCCCGAAGACCGGGCCCAGTTGCCGGCGCGCAGCCGCGACGCGCTGGAGGTGGACGGCTATCACACCATGACCTACCGGGTGCGCCATCGGGACGGTCACTACCTGTGGTTCGAGACCGCCAGCCATGCCATCCGCGAGACCTATACCGGCGCGGTGGTCGAGGTGGTCAGCGTGTCGCGCGACATCACCGCGCGGGTGCAGGCCGAAGAGAACCGCCGGCGGCTGGCCGAGGTGGTGGAAGTAAACACTGACCTGGTGTTGTTCATCGATGCCGAGGGGCGGGTGACCTATCTCAATCCGGCGGCAAGGCGAACGCTGCGTCTGCAGGATGGGCAGATGCCGGCACTCGACGCGCTGTTCGATACCGAGGTACTGGCGCTGCTGCATGGAACCGGCCGCACGACCGCCGAGCGCGAGGGCGTCTGGAGCTGCGATTCGCGTCTGCTCGCGCAGGACGGCGGTGCCTCGGTGCCGATTTCCCTCGTGCTGCTGGCGCATCGGACGACCGGCGGCGAGCGTTATTACTCGCTGGTGGCCCGCGACATGAGCGAGCGTGAGCTGCGTGAGGCGCAGCAGCGGCGCCACCAGGACGAGCTGGCGCATACGGGGCGCCTCATCACCCTTGGCGAGCTGGCTTCCGGCATCGCGCATGAGATCAACCAGCCGCTCGCAGCAGTGGTCAACTACGCCAGCGCCAGCCAGCGCTACCTGCAGAGCCTGGGGCAGAATCCGCAAGCAGCCGAGCGGGTGGCCCAGGGCCTGGAGCGGATTACCGAGCACGCCAACCATGCCTCGGAGGTGATCAAGCGCTTGCGGGCGTTCCTGCGCAAGGGGCAGCGGCGCATGCAGCCGCTCGATGTCGCCGAGGTCGCGCGCGACGCGGTGCGCCTCTGCGCGTGGGAGACCGCTGCCGCCCAGGTGACCGTCGAGCAGGCGCTGGCCGCCGACCTGCCACGGGTCTATGCCGACCGCGTGCTGCTCGAGCAGGTCTTGATCAACCTCCTGCGCAATGCGATAGAAGCGAACCGCGAAGCCCACCCGGGGCAGCCGTCGCGTATCGTATTGCGCGCCGAGCGACAGGCCGATGAGGTG is part of the Stutzerimonas balearica DSM 6083 genome and harbors:
- a CDS encoding PAS domain-containing sensor histidine kinase, producing MSTTPVRLHTWLRLQREQVALDARADALCRVLRGCAGVRQAYYMTWQAGAGIYTHEGSGAQLPPGLGDPLQASDRLLHERLGGEGLLDLAVVRGLDCWLAGRLRRAGIVQGAVLALDLDEAVPGLLLLATDGDVGPCSLSWVRELLLSLLACASGLARQSPLLGLDPQPSLLLDEHAHPVELNAALLALLADRPLDELLRFLPVNHAALVGACLAQQRAIEGVEAEYDQRILIWTFVPDPAQNRVLARCREATAQVLAERDAARARRLYRLITENTTDLISRHAPDGRFLDASPAAWRLLGYWPEQLRGQLVETLFHPEDRAQLPARSRDALEVDGYHTMTYRVRHRDGHYLWFETASHAIRETYTGAVVEVVSVSRDITARVQAEENRRRLAEVVEVNTDLVLFIDAEGRVTYLNPAARRTLRLQDGQMPALDALFDTEVLALLHGTGRTTAEREGVWSCDSRLLAQDGGASVPISLVLLAHRTTGGERYYSLVARDMSERELREAQQRRHQDELAHTGRLITLGELASGIAHEINQPLAAVVNYASASQRYLQSLGQNPQAAERVAQGLERITEHANHASEVIKRLRAFLRKGQRRMQPLDVAEVARDAVRLCAWETAAAQVTVEQALAADLPRVYADRVLLEQVLINLLRNAIEANREAHPGQPSRIVLRAERQADEVVLAVADQGRGLDEQELEQAFTPFFTRKPDGLGLGLPMSRSIIEGFGGALQGQPGENGGLCMRCRLPIKTITTEERG